Proteins encoded by one window of Bradyrhizobium sp. B097:
- the recN gene encoding DNA repair protein RecN: MLARLSIRDIVLIERLDIEFSRGLAVLTGETGAGKSILLDAFALALGGRGDAGLVRHGAEQGQVTATFDVPKGHPAAGILAENGLDDTGEMILRRVQLADGRTRAFINDQAISVQTLRAVGAVLVEIHGQHDERALVDASTHRQLLDAFAGHEKDVAALEALWEIRRTANADLDEHRAGMERAAREADYLRHASQELKTLAPKEGEETELANRRTTMMQGEKVATDLREAQEAIGGSHSPVSALSAAVRRLERRAANAPSLIEPAVKAIDIAINALEEADQHLHAALAATDFDPGELERIEERLFALRAASRKYSTPVDLLAALAAQYAGDVALIDAGADQLKKLEAAASEADKRYAAAAAKLSAARTKAAEKLNKAVNAELAPLKLERAKFMTQVEANAAAPGPQGIDRVEFWVQTNPGTKPGPMMKVASGGELSRFLLALKVVLADRGSAPTLVFDEIDTGVGGAVADAIGSRLARLAGKVQVMAVTHAPQVAARASQHLLISKDALDKGKRVATRVNALAADHRREEIARMLAGAEITAEARAAAERLLRAAS, from the coding sequence ATGCTGGCCCGTCTATCGATCCGTGACATCGTCCTGATCGAACGGCTTGATATCGAATTTTCCCGTGGCCTGGCGGTGCTGACCGGCGAAACCGGCGCCGGCAAATCCATCCTGCTTGATGCCTTTGCGCTGGCGCTCGGCGGCCGCGGCGATGCCGGCCTGGTGCGCCATGGCGCCGAACAGGGGCAGGTCACCGCCACGTTCGATGTCCCGAAGGGGCATCCGGCCGCCGGGATCCTTGCCGAGAACGGCCTCGACGACACCGGCGAGATGATCCTGCGTCGCGTGCAGCTCGCCGACGGCCGCACCCGCGCCTTCATCAACGACCAGGCGATCAGCGTGCAGACCCTGAGGGCGGTCGGCGCCGTCCTGGTCGAAATCCATGGCCAGCACGACGAGCGCGCTTTGGTCGACGCCTCCACCCACCGCCAGCTGCTCGACGCCTTCGCCGGCCACGAGAAGGACGTCGCCGCTCTGGAAGCGTTGTGGGAAATCAGGCGGACCGCCAACGCCGATCTCGACGAGCATCGCGCCGGCATGGAGCGCGCCGCGCGCGAGGCCGACTATCTGCGCCACGCCTCCCAGGAGCTGAAGACGCTGGCGCCGAAGGAGGGCGAGGAGACTGAGCTCGCCAACCGCCGCACCACCATGATGCAGGGTGAGAAGGTCGCGACCGATCTGCGCGAGGCGCAGGAGGCGATCGGCGGCTCGCATTCGCCGGTGTCGGCGCTGTCCGCGGCGGTGCGGCGGCTGGAGCGGCGTGCTGCCAATGCGCCCAGCCTGATCGAGCCGGCGGTCAAGGCGATCGATATCGCGATCAACGCGCTGGAAGAGGCCGACCAGCATCTCCACGCGGCACTGGCGGCGACCGATTTCGATCCGGGCGAGCTCGAGCGCATCGAGGAACGGCTATTCGCACTGCGCGCCGCCTCGCGCAAATATTCGACGCCGGTCGATCTGCTGGCCGCGCTGGCTGCGCAATACGCCGGCGACGTCGCGCTGATCGATGCCGGCGCCGATCAGCTGAAGAAGCTGGAAGCGGCCGCTAGTGAGGCCGACAAGCGCTATGCTGCTGCTGCGGCAAAGCTGTCGGCGGCGCGTACCAAGGCGGCCGAGAAGCTCAACAAGGCCGTCAATGCCGAGCTCGCGCCGCTCAAGCTCGAGCGCGCGAAATTCATGACCCAGGTCGAGGCCAATGCCGCCGCGCCGGGGCCGCAGGGCATCGACCGCGTCGAGTTCTGGGTGCAGACCAATCCGGGCACCAAGCCGGGGCCGATGATGAAGGTCGCCTCCGGCGGCGAGCTGTCGCGCTTCCTGCTGGCGCTGAAGGTCGTGCTGGCCGATCGTGGCTCGGCGCCGACTTTGGTGTTCGACGAAATCGATACCGGTGTCGGCGGCGCGGTGGCGGATGCGATCGGTTCGCGGCTGGCACGCCTCGCCGGCAAGGTGCAGGTAATGGCGGTGACGCATGCGCCGCAGGTCGCGGCCCGTGCCAGCCAGCATCTTCTGATCTCCAAGGATGCGCTCGACAAGGGCAAGCGCGTCGCCACCCGCGTCAACGCGCTCGCCGCCGATCACCGCCGCGAGGAGATCGCACGCATGCTGGCCGGCGCCGAGATTACCGCGGAGGCGAGGGCGGCGGCGGAACGGCTGCTCAGGGCGGCGAGCTAG
- the lpxC gene encoding UDP-3-O-acyl-N-acetylglucosamine deacetylase produces the protein MKFSRQTTLRSQATVTGVGVHSGLPVSLTLGPAPVDAGFIFVRTGLDGADREVTATADAVIATEFATVLGDREGPLVSTAEHVLAALRGMGVDNATIEVDGAEVPIMDGSAAAFVAAIDQAGIVTQPGVRRFIQVLKPVQVKIGDAMGELRPFAGGFRAEVEINFANKVIGHQTYSFDLSPEGFRREVARARTFGCMNDVARLWGAGFALGASFDNTVVFDEARLLNAEGLRYANECARHKVLDVIGDLALAALPLLGSYRSVRGGHKLNNAVLKALLADRSAWHVVESETARRPLRGHVEAGASAVGGLVAPAYGPDVS, from the coding sequence ATGAAGTTCAGCCGTCAGACAACGCTTCGGTCGCAAGCCACCGTGACTGGCGTAGGCGTTCATTCCGGTCTTCCTGTCAGTCTCACGCTGGGACCTGCACCTGTCGATGCAGGTTTTATTTTTGTCCGCACCGGTCTCGACGGTGCCGACCGCGAAGTTACCGCCACCGCCGACGCTGTGATCGCCACCGAATTCGCGACGGTGCTGGGTGACCGCGAAGGGCCGCTGGTTTCGACCGCGGAGCATGTTCTCGCCGCGCTGCGCGGCATGGGCGTCGACAACGCCACGATCGAAGTCGACGGTGCAGAAGTTCCGATCATGGACGGTAGCGCTGCGGCGTTTGTCGCAGCCATCGATCAGGCTGGCATTGTGACCCAGCCCGGCGTCCGCCGCTTCATCCAGGTACTGAAGCCGGTGCAGGTCAAGATCGGCGATGCGATGGGCGAGCTGCGTCCGTTCGCCGGCGGGTTCCGCGCCGAAGTTGAAATCAATTTCGCCAACAAGGTGATCGGTCACCAGACCTACTCGTTCGATCTGTCGCCGGAAGGCTTCCGCCGCGAAGTCGCGCGGGCCCGTACCTTCGGCTGCATGAATGACGTGGCGCGGCTGTGGGGCGCTGGCTTCGCGCTCGGCGCCTCCTTCGACAACACGGTGGTGTTCGACGAGGCCCGCCTGCTCAACGCCGAGGGCCTGCGCTACGCCAACGAGTGCGCCCGCCACAAGGTGCTCGACGTGATCGGCGATCTGGCGCTGGCCGCCCTGCCGCTGCTCGGCAGCTACCGTTCGGTCCGCGGCGGCCACAAGCTCAACAACGCGGTGCTGAAGGCGCTGCTCGCCGACCGCAGCGCCTGGCACGTGGTCGAATCGGAGACCGCCCGGCGGCCGCTCCGCGGCCATGTCGAAGCCGGTGCAAGCGCGGTGGGCGGCCTGGTCGCCCCGGCTTACGGTCCGGACGTGTCCTGA
- the murB gene encoding UDP-N-acetylmuramate dehydrogenase gives MTFPDITPDLKAAMPELRGRLLANQSLAELTWFRVGGPAQVLFTPADEDDLANFLKHLPQELPVYVVGVGSNLIVRDGGMPGVVIRLAPRAFGETSAAGDVVTAGAAALDKRVAETAAAANIGGMEFFFGIPGTVGGALRMNAGANGGETKDVLVAATGIGRDGTKHTFGNAEMKFVYRNSGVDPSIVFTSARFRGRITDADAIRARMNEVQAHRETAQPIREKTGGSTFKNPPGNSAWKLIDAAGCRGLKVGGAQVSEMHCNFLINTGNATGHDIETLGETVRERVKQTSGIELHWEIKRIGTAS, from the coding sequence ATGACCTTCCCCGACATCACGCCCGATCTGAAAGCCGCGATGCCGGAGCTGCGCGGGCGGCTGCTGGCCAACCAGTCGCTGGCGGAGCTGACCTGGTTTCGCGTCGGCGGTCCAGCGCAGGTGCTGTTCACGCCGGCCGACGAAGACGATCTCGCCAACTTCCTGAAGCATCTGCCGCAGGAGCTGCCGGTCTATGTCGTCGGCGTCGGCTCCAATCTGATCGTGCGCGACGGCGGCATGCCCGGTGTCGTGATCCGGCTCGCGCCGCGTGCCTTTGGCGAGACAAGTGCGGCTGGCGATGTCGTCACCGCCGGCGCCGCGGCGCTCGACAAGCGCGTCGCCGAGACGGCGGCAGCGGCAAACATCGGCGGCATGGAATTCTTCTTCGGCATTCCCGGCACGGTCGGCGGCGCACTGCGCATGAATGCCGGCGCCAATGGCGGCGAGACCAAGGACGTGCTGGTGGCGGCGACCGGCATCGGCCGTGACGGCACCAAGCATACGTTCGGCAATGCCGAGATGAAGTTCGTCTATCGCAACTCCGGCGTCGATCCGTCCATCGTGTTCACCTCGGCGCGCTTTCGCGGCAGGATCACCGATGCGGATGCGATCCGCGCCCGCATGAACGAGGTGCAGGCCCATCGCGAGACCGCGCAGCCGATCCGCGAGAAGACCGGCGGCTCGACCTTCAAGAATCCGCCCGGCAACAGCGCCTGGAAATTGATCGATGCCGCAGGCTGCCGCGGCCTCAAGGTCGGCGGCGCGCAGGTGTCGGAGATGCACTGCAATTTCCTGATCAACACCGGCAACGCCACCGGGCATGACATCGAGACGCTCGGCGAGACGGTGCGCGAGCGGGTCAAGCAGACCAGCGGAATTGAGCTGCACTGGGAAATCAAGCGGATCGGGACCGCTTCGTAG
- the ftsZ gene encoding cell division protein FtsZ — translation MALNLTPPDISELKPRITVFGVGGAGGNAVNNMITAGLQGVDFVVANTDAQALTMSKAQRIIQMGTQVTQGLGAGSQPDVGAAAAQEVMDELRDHLTGANMVFVTAGMGGGTGTGAAPVIAKAAREMGILTVGVVTKPFHFEGQRRMRTAEHGISELHKVVDTLLIIPNQNLFRVANEKTTFADAFAMADQVLYSGVACITDLMVKEGLINLDFADVRAVMREMGKAMMGTGEATGEKRALTAAEAAIANPLIDDSSMKGARGLLISITGGKDLTLFEVDEAATRIREEVDADANIIVGATFDESLDGVIRVSVVATGIEQAAIASRAQAPAQQPGGSPESRLADLTARLRADNQRMAERAQKLEPPTGVTVAPIAAAAAPQQRPAVERAALAAIAAAVAPDSAPAQAPMQPGSYGDVTVRPIAQKPTLFPDHEAARAEQHEPMPPETFIPQAAERSPVRAPRMPKFEDLPMPAQAEIRQASGDGEAEHPQKTRLSLLQRLANVGLGRRDEETEPPIAARASGPAMPTMPPLPDRKPARSVAQQISANESPVSEYAKRPAPQGLDAHGRQAPVAPAPQGDDHLDIPAFLRRQAN, via the coding sequence ATGGCACTCAATCTGACACCCCCTGACATCAGCGAGCTGAAACCGCGGATCACCGTCTTCGGCGTCGGCGGCGCGGGTGGTAATGCCGTCAACAACATGATCACCGCCGGGTTGCAGGGCGTCGACTTCGTCGTCGCCAACACCGACGCGCAGGCGCTGACCATGTCGAAGGCGCAGCGCATCATCCAGATGGGCACCCAGGTCACCCAAGGCCTCGGCGCCGGTTCGCAGCCCGATGTCGGTGCTGCGGCCGCGCAGGAGGTCATGGACGAGCTGCGCGATCACCTCACCGGCGCCAACATGGTGTTCGTCACCGCCGGCATGGGCGGCGGCACCGGCACCGGGGCTGCGCCCGTGATTGCCAAGGCTGCCCGCGAGATGGGAATCCTCACCGTCGGCGTGGTGACGAAGCCGTTCCACTTCGAGGGTCAGCGCCGGATGCGCACCGCCGAGCACGGCATCTCCGAGCTCCACAAGGTGGTCGACACGCTGCTGATCATCCCGAACCAGAACCTGTTCCGGGTCGCCAACGAGAAGACCACCTTCGCCGACGCGTTCGCGATGGCCGACCAGGTGCTGTACTCGGGCGTCGCCTGCATCACCGACCTGATGGTCAAGGAAGGCCTGATCAACCTCGACTTCGCCGACGTCCGCGCCGTGATGCGGGAAATGGGCAAGGCGATGATGGGCACCGGCGAGGCCACCGGCGAAAAGCGCGCGCTGACCGCCGCCGAAGCTGCGATCGCCAACCCGCTGATCGACGATAGCTCGATGAAGGGCGCCCGCGGCCTGTTGATCTCGATCACCGGTGGCAAGGACCTCACTCTGTTCGAGGTCGACGAAGCCGCAACCCGCATCCGCGAAGAAGTCGATGCCGACGCCAACATCATCGTCGGCGCCACCTTCGACGAATCGCTCGACGGCGTCATTCGCGTCTCGGTGGTCGCAACCGGCATCGAGCAGGCCGCGATCGCTTCCCGTGCGCAGGCTCCCGCGCAGCAGCCGGGCGGCTCGCCCGAGAGCCGGCTGGCCGATCTGACGGCTCGCCTGCGTGCCGACAATCAGCGCATGGCCGAGCGCGCCCAGAAGCTGGAACCGCCGACCGGCGTGACGGTTGCTCCGATTGCAGCTGCCGCCGCACCCCAGCAGCGTCCGGCCGTCGAGCGCGCTGCGCTCGCGGCAATCGCTGCCGCGGTTGCCCCGGACAGCGCACCGGCTCAGGCGCCGATGCAGCCGGGGTCCTACGGTGACGTCACCGTACGCCCAATCGCCCAGAAGCCGACGTTGTTCCCGGACCACGAGGCGGCCCGCGCCGAACAGCACGAGCCGATGCCGCCCGAGACCTTCATCCCGCAGGCGGCGGAACGGTCGCCGGTCCGTGCCCCGCGGATGCCGAAGTTCGAGGATCTGCCGATGCCGGCGCAGGCCGAGATCCGCCAGGCCAGCGGCGACGGCGAGGCGGAACACCCGCAGAAGACCCGGCTGTCGCTGCTGCAGCGGCTGGCCAATGTCGGCCTCGGCCGCCGCGACGAAGAGACCGAGCCGCCAATCGCGGCCCGTGCTTCGGGTCCGGCGATGCCGACGATGCCGCCGCTGCCCGACCGCAAGCCGGCCCGCAGCGTCGCCCAGCAGATTTCGGCGAACGAATCGCCGGTATCGGAATATGCGAAGCGCCCGGCACCGCAGGGATTGGATGCCCATGGCCGCCAAGCGCCTGTTGCCCCGGCGCCACAGGGTGACGACCATCTTGATATCCCGGCCTTCCTGCGCCGGCAGGCAAACTGA
- a CDS encoding D-alanine--D-alanine ligase, translated as MHVTILFGGTNKERLVSVASAQALHRALPDAELWFWDVDDTVHAVTSEQLLGHTRPFEVDFKPGGPGLALDRALDKAGAEQRVLVLGLHGGRAENGELQAMCEMRGVAFTGSGSASSHLAFDKPSAKRFAAIAGLNAPQGISVAQLDEAFAQHGRLIAKPAKDGSSYGLIFVNAQQDLVAVRNAAKHEDYLIEPFVSGVEATCGVLEQSDGTVFALPPIEIVPAEGGFDYTAKYLLKSTQEICPGRFAPEVSAAIMDHALRAHRALSCTGYSRSDFIVSANGPVYLETNTLPGLTAASLYPKALKAQGIAFADFLADQIELGRRRARS; from the coding sequence ATGCACGTGACCATTCTGTTCGGCGGCACCAACAAGGAGCGGCTGGTCTCGGTGGCGAGCGCACAGGCGCTGCACCGCGCGCTGCCCGACGCGGAGCTCTGGTTCTGGGACGTCGACGACACCGTGCATGCGGTGACGTCCGAACAGCTGCTCGGCCACACGCGGCCCTTCGAGGTCGACTTCAAGCCCGGCGGTCCCGGCCTCGCGCTCGACCGGGCACTCGACAAAGCAGGCGCCGAGCAGCGCGTGCTGGTGCTCGGCCTGCACGGTGGCCGCGCCGAGAACGGCGAATTGCAGGCGATGTGCGAGATGCGCGGCGTCGCGTTCACCGGCTCCGGCTCGGCGTCGTCGCATTTGGCGTTCGACAAGCCATCGGCGAAGCGCTTCGCCGCGATCGCGGGCCTCAACGCGCCGCAGGGCATATCGGTCGCACAGCTCGATGAAGCGTTCGCCCAGCACGGCAGGCTGATCGCAAAGCCCGCCAAGGACGGATCGAGCTACGGGCTGATCTTCGTCAACGCACAGCAGGACCTCGTCGCGGTCCGCAATGCGGCGAAGCATGAAGACTATCTGATCGAGCCGTTCGTGTCGGGCGTCGAGGCGACCTGCGGCGTGCTCGAGCAGTCTGACGGCACGGTGTTCGCGCTGCCGCCGATCGAGATCGTGCCCGCGGAGGGGGGCTTCGACTACACAGCCAAATACCTTTTGAAGTCGACCCAGGAGATCTGCCCCGGCCGCTTCGCGCCGGAGGTCAGCGCCGCAATCATGGACCATGCGTTGCGGGCGCACCGCGCATTGTCCTGCACCGGCTATTCGCGCAGCGATTTCATCGTGTCGGCCAATGGCCCGGTCTACCTCGAGACCAACACGCTGCCCGGCCTCACCGCGGCATCACTTTACCCTAAGGCCTTGAAAGCACAGGGCATCGCCTTTGCCGACTTCTTGGCCGACCAGATCGAGCTCGGCCGCCGCCGCGCCAGGAGTTAA
- the ftsA gene encoding cell division protein FtsA, whose product MTGLDRNLTPKTRPMQKRTAMVASLDVGSSKIACMIARLRPSPPNEALRGRTHAVELIGYSQIQSRGVKAGSVVDLAECEKAVRHAVALAERMAKVRVESVLLSVSGGRLHGQLVEAAADIHGGSVTADDISRVTSAGMRHAAGAGRTVLHALPVGYALDGVKGIRDPKGMVARQFGVDMNVVTSDATVAKNLMLVVERCHLNVEAMASSPYVAGLSVLTDDEADLGAAVVEMGAGSTTIATYSGGRLVHASGFALGGQHITMDLARGIGACIADAERIKTLYGTVLTGGSDSRELMSVPTAGDDRETPQIVSRATIANIVRHRAEEIFEMVRDRLADSPFAAEPRARVVLSGGASQLTGTVELATRILNRQVRIGRPLGFGRLPNEAKGASFSVPTGLLVYPQYAHLEHVEPRRTRQLRTGTDGYFGKVGRWLREGF is encoded by the coding sequence ATGACCGGCCTCGATCGCAATTTGACCCCGAAGACCCGCCCGATGCAGAAGCGCACCGCGATGGTGGCTTCGCTCGACGTCGGCTCCAGCAAGATCGCCTGCATGATCGCGCGGCTCAGGCCGTCGCCGCCGAACGAGGCGCTGCGCGGCCGCACCCATGCGGTCGAATTGATCGGCTACAGCCAGATCCAGTCGCGCGGCGTCAAGGCCGGCTCCGTCGTCGATCTCGCCGAATGCGAGAAGGCGGTGCGCCATGCCGTGGCGCTAGCCGAGCGCATGGCCAAGGTCCGTGTCGAATCCGTCCTGCTGTCGGTCTCCGGCGGCCGGCTGCATGGCCAATTGGTTGAAGCCGCGGCCGATATCCACGGCGGCTCGGTGACCGCGGACGATATCAGCCGCGTCACCTCGGCGGGCATGCGCCACGCCGCCGGCGCCGGCCGCACCGTGTTGCATGCGCTGCCGGTCGGCTACGCGCTCGATGGCGTCAAGGGTATCCGCGATCCCAAAGGCATGGTGGCGCGCCAGTTCGGCGTCGACATGAACGTGGTGACGTCGGACGCGACGGTTGCAAAGAACTTGATGCTGGTGGTCGAGCGCTGCCATCTCAACGTCGAAGCCATGGCGTCGAGCCCCTATGTCGCGGGCCTGTCGGTCCTGACCGATGACGAGGCCGATCTCGGTGCTGCCGTCGTCGAGATGGGCGCGGGCTCGACGACGATCGCGACTTACTCCGGCGGCCGCCTCGTGCACGCGTCCGGATTTGCGCTCGGCGGGCAACACATCACGATGGATCTTGCGCGCGGCATCGGCGCGTGCATTGCGGATGCCGAGCGAATCAAGACTTTATACGGCACGGTGCTGACCGGCGGCTCGGACTCGCGCGAGCTGATGTCCGTTCCCACTGCAGGCGATGATCGGGAGACTCCGCAAATCGTGTCCCGCGCCACGATCGCCAACATTGTCCGGCATCGCGCCGAGGAGATTTTCGAAATGGTCCGTGACCGGCTCGCGGATTCTCCCTTTGCGGCAGAGCCGAGGGCGCGCGTCGTGCTGAGCGGCGGCGCCTCGCAGCTCACCGGCACCGTCGAGCTTGCCACCCGTATCCTGAACCGTCAGGTCCGCATCGGCCGCCCGCTCGGCTTCGGCCGGCTGCCGAACGAGGCGAAGGGCGCCTCGTTCTCGGTGCCGACGGGCCTCCTGGTCTATCCGCAATACGCACATCTTGAACATGTCGAACCGCGGCGTACGCGGCAGCTCAGGACAGGGACAGACGGTTACTTCGGAAAGGTCGGACGATGGCTTCGCGAGGGCTTCTGA
- a CDS encoding FtsQ-type POTRA domain-containing protein: MDGAGRLTRSLRSLGPQADLKAAAIGAAVLLREYVGALLARRRRRPARPPQMIDREPPNRYIMLVERYLPRRIGLVATLAILFGSLGFGIVKGGHLEEFTTALSDTRNALANSAGFRITTVGINGRKQLSQDEVLAIGGVNGRSSLLFLDADTVRAKLKANPWIADATILKLYPGRLQIDIVERTAFALWQQNGRLSVIASDGAVLEPYVSRRFLNLPLVVGKGADVRAQDFLALLDRYPQVRSVTKAAIFVGERRWNLRLKDGLDVRLPENDVGNALAALSRLDKDEKLFSRDIVAIDMRLPDRLIVQLSEEAGKARDELFKDKKSKKKAGDSA, encoded by the coding sequence ATGGATGGTGCAGGACGCCTCACCCGATCGCTGCGATCGCTGGGGCCTCAAGCTGACCTGAAAGCAGCCGCTATTGGAGCGGCAGTGCTGCTGCGCGAGTATGTCGGTGCCCTTCTCGCGCGTCGCCGCCGGCGTCCCGCCAGGCCGCCGCAGATGATCGATCGCGAGCCGCCGAACCGCTACATCATGCTGGTCGAACGCTATCTGCCGCGCCGCATCGGCCTGGTCGCGACACTCGCGATCCTGTTCGGCAGCCTGGGGTTCGGCATCGTCAAAGGCGGCCATCTCGAGGAGTTCACCACCGCGCTCAGCGACACCCGCAACGCGCTGGCCAATTCCGCAGGCTTCCGCATCACCACCGTGGGCATCAACGGCCGCAAGCAGCTGAGCCAGGATGAGGTGCTTGCGATCGGCGGCGTCAATGGCCGCTCCTCGCTGCTGTTTCTCGACGCCGATACCGTGCGCGCCAAGCTGAAGGCCAATCCCTGGATCGCCGACGCCACGATCCTCAAGCTCTATCCGGGCCGGCTGCAGATCGACATCGTCGAGCGCACCGCCTTCGCGCTGTGGCAGCAGAACGGCCGCCTGTCGGTGATCGCCTCCGACGGCGCGGTGCTCGAGCCCTACGTGTCGCGCCGCTTCCTCAATCTGCCGCTGGTGGTTGGCAAGGGCGCGGATGTCAGGGCCCAGGACTTCCTGGCGCTGCTCGACCGTTATCCGCAGGTGCGCTCGGTGACCAAGGCCGCGATCTTCGTCGGCGAGCGGCGCTGGAACCTGCGCCTCAAGGACGGCCTCGACGTCCGCTTGCCGGAGAACGATGTCGGCAACGCGCTGGCCGCGCTCTCTAGGCTCGACAAGGACGAGAAACTGTTCTCGCGCGACATCGTCGCCATCGACATGCGCCTGCCCGATCGGCTGATCGTGCAATTGTCGGAGGAAGCCGGCAAGGCGCGCGACGAGCTATTCAAGGACAAGAAGTCCAAGAAGAAGGCCGGTGACTCCGCATGA
- a CDS encoding outer membrane protein assembly factor BamD — translation MALEQRNSSDVSGLTKAARALRFAAGLIVLALPLSGCGTGALWDKFMAKDDTFVDEPADKLYNEGLYMMNEKKDLKAASKKFEEVDRQHPYSDWARKSLLMSAYSYYQAGDYDSCIGSATRYVTLHPGSPDASYAQYLIAASHFDQIPDISRDQSRTEKAIAALEEVVRKYPTSEYATQAKNKIQAARDQLAGKEMAVGRYYIEKRDFTAAINRFKTVVTQYQTTRHVEEALYRLTEAYMAIGIAGEAQTAAAVLGHNFPDSRWYKDAYNLVKSGGLEPSENQGSWISRTFKKIGLG, via the coding sequence ATGGCGCTCGAACAACGCAATTCTTCTGACGTCTCCGGCCTGACCAAGGCCGCGCGCGCGCTGCGTTTCGCGGCGGGCCTGATCGTGCTGGCGTTGCCGCTCTCAGGCTGCGGCACCGGCGCGCTGTGGGACAAGTTCATGGCCAAGGACGACACGTTCGTCGATGAGCCCGCGGACAAGCTCTACAATGAGGGCTTGTACATGATGAACGAGAAGAAGGACCTGAAGGCCGCTTCGAAGAAGTTCGAGGAAGTCGACCGTCAGCATCCCTATTCGGACTGGGCGCGCAAGTCGCTGCTGATGTCGGCCTATTCGTACTATCAGGCGGGCGACTACGACAGCTGCATCGGCTCCGCCACCCGCTACGTGACCCTGCATCCCGGCAGCCCGGACGCGTCCTACGCCCAGTACCTGATCGCGGCATCGCATTTCGACCAGATCCCGGACATCTCGCGCGACCAGAGCCGCACCGAGAAGGCGATCGCGGCGCTCGAAGAGGTGGTGCGCAAATATCCGACCTCCGAATACGCCACCCAGGCCAAGAACAAGATCCAGGCCGCGCGCGACCAGCTCGCCGGCAAGGAAATGGCGGTCGGGCGCTATTACATCGAGAAGCGCGACTTCACCGCCGCCATCAACCGCTTCAAGACCGTGGTCACCCAGTACCAGACCACCCGCCACGTCGAAGAGGCGCTCTACCGGCTCACCGAGGCCTATATGGCGATCGGCATCGCCGGCGAGGCGCAGACCGCGGCCGCGGTGCTCGGCCACAATTTTCCGGACAGCCGCTGGTACAAGGACGCGTATAATCTAGTAAAGTCCGGCGGTCTCGAGCCGAGCGAGAATCAGGGATCCTGGATCAGCAGGACCTTCAAGAAGATAGGTCTCGGCTAG